The following proteins come from a genomic window of Pseudomonas hygromyciniae:
- the zur gene encoding zinc uptake transcriptional repressor Zur produces the protein MPKTPLASRPHDHSHCVHNALSEADALCARQGLRLTALRRRVLELVWQSHKPLGAYDILGVLSEQDGRRAAPPTVYRALDFLLENGLVHRIASLNAFVGCNHPEHAHQGQFLICRECHAAIELEQKSISDAIIKSAGDVGFRVEGQTVEVVGICSGCQGA, from the coding sequence ATGCCTAAAACACCGCTTGCCAGCCGTCCCCACGACCACTCTCACTGCGTCCACAACGCACTGTCAGAGGCCGACGCCCTGTGCGCACGCCAAGGCCTGCGCCTGACCGCCCTGCGCCGGCGGGTGCTGGAACTGGTGTGGCAGAGCCACAAACCCCTGGGTGCCTACGACATTCTCGGCGTACTCAGCGAGCAGGACGGCCGCCGCGCCGCGCCGCCAACGGTATACCGTGCGCTGGACTTCTTGCTGGAAAATGGTCTGGTGCACCGCATCGCCTCGTTGAACGCCTTTGTCGGCTGCAACCACCCGGAACACGCGCACCAGGGCCAGTTCCTGATCTGCCGCGAATGCCACGCCGCCATCGAGCTTGAACAAAAAAGCATCAGCGACGCGATCATCAAGAGTGCCGGCGATGTGGGCTTCCGAGTCGAAGGGCAGACCGTCGAAGTGGTAGGCATCTGTTCGGGCTGCCAGGGGGCTTGA
- the znuB gene encoding zinc ABC transporter permease subunit ZnuB codes for MADFLLYALLAGLALALVAGPLGSFVVWRRMAYFGDTLSHAALLGVALGFLLDVSPTIAVTVGCLLLAVLLVTLQQRQPLASDTLLGILAPSTLSLGLVVLSFMHEVRIDLMAYLFGDLLAISPTDLAWILGGSAAVLILLVALWRPLLAITVHEQLATVEGLPVPALRMTLMLLIAVVIAVAMKIVGVLLITSLLIIPAAAAQRHARSPEQMAVGASLLGMLAVCGGLALSWFKDTPAGPSIVVTAAALFLLSFVLPRRGV; via the coding sequence ATGGCTGATTTTCTGCTCTACGCCCTGCTTGCAGGCTTGGCTTTGGCGCTGGTGGCGGGCCCGCTGGGTTCGTTCGTGGTCTGGCGGCGCATGGCCTATTTTGGCGACACCTTGTCCCACGCGGCCCTGCTCGGCGTAGCCCTGGGCTTTTTGCTGGACGTCAGCCCGACCATCGCCGTGACCGTTGGCTGCCTGCTGCTCGCCGTGCTGCTGGTGACCCTGCAACAGCGCCAGCCCCTGGCTTCGGACACGCTGCTGGGGATCCTCGCACCCAGCACCCTGTCCCTGGGCCTGGTGGTCCTGAGCTTTATGCATGAAGTGCGTATCGACCTCATGGCCTACCTGTTCGGCGACCTGCTGGCGATCAGCCCCACGGACCTGGCCTGGATTCTCGGCGGCAGCGCGGCGGTATTGATCCTGCTGGTGGCCCTGTGGCGACCGCTGCTGGCAATTACCGTCCACGAACAGTTGGCCACCGTCGAAGGGTTGCCCGTGCCGGCGCTGCGCATGACCCTGATGTTGCTGATCGCCGTGGTGATTGCTGTCGCAATGAAGATTGTCGGCGTATTGTTGATCACGTCGCTGTTGATCATCCCCGCCGCCGCCGCCCAGCGTCATGCACGTTCGCCGGAACAGATGGCGGTCGGCGCCAGTCTGCTGGGGATGCTTGCCGTGTGTGGTGGCCTGGCGCTGTCCTGGTTCAAGGACACCCCGGCCGGGCCGTCGATTGTAGTCACGGCCGCCGCACTGTTTCTGCTGAGTTTTGTCCTGCCCCGTCGAGGGGTGTAG
- the znuC gene encoding zinc ABC transporter ATP-binding protein ZnuC, whose amino-acid sequence MSTALIRLEQVGVTFAGQNVLDNIHLSVEPGQIVTLIGPNGAGKTTLVRAVLGLLKPDSGSVWRKPKLRIGYMPQKLHVDPTLPLSVLRFLRLVPGVDRTRALAALKEVGAEQVIDSPVQSISGGEMQRVLLARALLREPELLVLDEPVQGVDVAGQAELYSLITRLRDRHGCGVLMVSHDLHLVMSTTDQVVCLNRHVCCSGHPEQVSGDPAFVELFGKNAQSLAIYHHHHDHAHDLHGAVVADPAPHTHVHGDSCKHG is encoded by the coding sequence ATGAGCACTGCGCTAATCCGCCTGGAGCAGGTCGGCGTCACGTTCGCCGGCCAGAACGTGCTGGACAACATTCACCTGAGCGTCGAACCGGGGCAAATCGTTACCCTGATCGGCCCCAACGGCGCCGGCAAGACCACCCTGGTGCGTGCGGTATTGGGCCTGCTCAAGCCCGACAGCGGCAGTGTCTGGCGCAAGCCCAAGCTGCGCATCGGCTATATGCCGCAGAAACTGCATGTCGATCCGACCTTGCCGCTTTCGGTGCTGCGCTTTTTGCGCCTGGTGCCCGGCGTGGACCGCACCCGCGCCCTGGCTGCGCTCAAGGAAGTCGGGGCCGAGCAGGTCATCGACAGCCCGGTACAAAGCATCTCCGGTGGCGAAATGCAGCGCGTCCTGCTGGCCCGTGCCCTGTTGCGCGAACCCGAACTGCTGGTGCTCGATGAGCCGGTACAGGGCGTCGACGTCGCCGGCCAAGCCGAGCTCTACAGCCTGATTACCCGCCTGCGCGACCGTCACGGCTGCGGCGTGCTGATGGTCTCCCACGACCTGCACCTGGTAATGAGCACCACCGATCAGGTGGTATGCCTCAACCGCCACGTCTGCTGCTCCGGTCATCCGGAGCAGGTCAGCGGCGACCCGGCTTTCGTCGAGCTGTTCGGCAAGAATGCCCAGAGCCTGGCGATCTACCACCACCATCACGACCACGCCCATGACCTGCATGGCGCCGTGGTTGCCGATCCGGCCCCCCATACCCACGTCCACGGAGATAGCTGCAAGCATGGCTGA
- the znuA gene encoding zinc ABC transporter substrate-binding protein ZnuA codes for MLIVSRLFAVFVVFVTSLWIAGAAQAEVRVLTSIKPLQLIAAAVQDGVAVPEVLLPPGASPHNYALRPSDVRRVQSADLLYWIGPDMEGFLPRVLKGRSLPTVAVQELPGLKLRHFGEDNHSHGEEADDHDHDHRPGSLDAHLWLSPVNARVIATKMAADLSAADPANAARYQSNLQGFDGRLDALDVRLKARLAGIAGKPYFVFHEAFDYFEDAYGLKHTGVFSVAAEVQPGAQHVAAMRTRLQEVGKTCVFSEPPLRPRLAETLVAGLPVKLAELDALGGYTPATAQGYEQLLEKLGNDLVGCLESL; via the coding sequence GTGCTCATCGTGTCCCGACTTTTTGCCGTTTTTGTCGTATTTGTCACCAGTTTATGGATTGCCGGGGCTGCCCAGGCCGAGGTTCGGGTGCTGACCAGCATCAAACCCTTGCAGCTGATTGCCGCCGCGGTGCAGGACGGGGTGGCGGTTCCAGAGGTGTTATTGCCGCCGGGAGCCTCGCCCCATAACTATGCATTGCGACCATCCGACGTACGGCGTGTGCAATCGGCGGATCTGCTGTATTGGATCGGCCCGGACATGGAAGGCTTCCTGCCAAGGGTGCTTAAGGGGCGTAGTTTGCCGACAGTCGCGGTGCAGGAGTTGCCGGGGCTCAAACTGCGTCATTTCGGCGAAGATAACCACTCCCATGGCGAAGAAGCCGACGACCATGATCACGATCATCGTCCGGGAAGCCTGGATGCTCACCTGTGGTTGTCGCCGGTCAATGCGCGGGTGATTGCTACAAAAATGGCGGCGGACTTGAGCGCGGCCGATCCGGCCAACGCAGCGCGCTACCAGAGCAACCTGCAAGGGTTTGATGGCCGACTGGATGCCTTGGATGTGCGCCTCAAGGCGCGCCTGGCGGGTATCGCCGGCAAACCTTACTTCGTGTTCCACGAAGCCTTCGACTACTTTGAAGATGCCTATGGCCTCAAGCATACCGGCGTATTCAGCGTGGCCGCCGAAGTGCAACCCGGCGCCCAGCATGTGGCGGCGATGCGCACGCGCTTGCAGGAAGTGGGCAAGACCTGTGTGTTCAGCGAGCCGCCATTGCGCCCGCGCCTGGCCGAAACCCTGGTGGCGGGCCTGCCGGTGAAACTGGCGGAATTGGATGCCCTGGGCGGCTACACCCCGGCAACCGCTCAAGGCTACGAGCAGTTGCTGGAGAAGCTGGGTAATGATTTGGTTGGGTGCCTGGAGTCACTGTAG